In one Mycobacteroides chelonae genomic region, the following are encoded:
- a CDS encoding ADP-ribosylglycohydrolase family protein: MRNRVAAAATLAESVRMALDVLAAPSGHEETSGALRRSLELAAHERPTPERIASALGGGWVGEEALAIGIWAAAGAHDFKDGIRLSVNHSGDSDSAGSITGNLLGAMWGAPSLPPDWLDRLELREVIATVADDLRGPAGPRSDERYPAR; the protein is encoded by the coding sequence CTGAGGAACCGAGTGGCGGCCGCAGCGACTCTGGCGGAATCGGTGCGTATGGCGCTCGATGTGCTCGCCGCACCTTCCGGGCACGAGGAGACATCCGGCGCCTTGCGCAGAAGTCTCGAACTCGCCGCGCACGAGCGGCCGACTCCGGAACGGATCGCCTCTGCGCTCGGTGGCGGGTGGGTCGGGGAGGAGGCACTTGCCATCGGTATCTGGGCGGCTGCCGGTGCGCATGATTTCAAGGACGGAATCCGGTTGTCGGTGAACCATTCCGGTGACTCCGATTCCGCCGGGTCCATCACGGGTAACCTCCTCGGTGCGATGTGGGGCGCACCGAGCCTGCCACCGGATTGGCTGGACCGGCTTGAACTGCGGGAGGTCATCGCGACCGTCGCCGATGACCTCCGCGGGCCTGCGGGACCACGATCGGATGAGCGGTATCCGGCACGCTGA